CGGTGTCCATGTAGCACTTGTGCAGGACATCGAGGCCCAGCCAGTGCTGCATCCACAGGGCGTCCGCGACGTAGTGGTGACCGACGTATTTGACGTTCTGCCGGTTGAGCAGGGGCTGGAGGATGCGGCCCACCGCGGCGTACTGCGCCCGCTTCATCATCAGGGGCCAGTCGGGGTGGCTCATGAAATTCTCAAGCACCCCGTGCTCGGCGTCCATGAAGCGCATCGCCTCCTCCTCGATCAGGTCATTTTCCTCGTCGCCGAACTCAAAGGCCCAGCAGTTCTGCTCGTCCCGGAAGCGGATGTAGATGGCGTCGCTGTCCGTCCATGCCAGCTGCAGCGATCGTAGGTTCCCGTCGACGTGGGTGTTGCCGTGCCACTCACCGTCCACGCTGAACAGGGAGTGCTCTTCCTCGATCATCTGGGCCACCCAGTCCCGGAGGTCGTCCGAGCTGCGCATGATCTGGATCCTTACCGGGAGGTCCTCGATGTCGGCGACCTCGTTGAGGATGTCCAGCTTGCGCTTTACCGCCACCAGGTCGACCCGGAAGCCCTCGTAGAGCTCCGGCTTCATCAGGAGCTCCGTGGGGGAGCGCATGACGTAGATGTGGGCGTTGGCCTTGGTGGACCAGAACCATCCGCCGGTGGCGTCGTCGAAGCCGATCTTCGTGTCGGAGAGCTGGTCGAAGGCGGGCTTGCCGAGGCAGACCACAATCTTCGGCTTGGCCCGTTTGATTTCGTCCAGGAGGATCGGCATCCCCCACTTCAGGACCTTGGTCGCCGGCTTGCTCCGCATCGCGCGGGGCAGGAGCCACTTCACCACCGAGGTGTAGTAGCACTTCCGGATGTCGATCCCGGCCCGGCCGCAGACGTCCTTGAACATGTCCCCGATCGGTCCCCGCAGGTATTCCGCATCCTGCTTGAACTTCATGCCGTACATCGACTGGTAGCCCTCCGAGGCTTCCTCCTCCTGCACGGAGGTGGCGATGAACATGATCTCCGTGGGGAGGTCGTTCATCGGGGGCTTGCCGGCGACGTAGAGCACGTTGTCCCGCCGCGCGGTGGCGGTCAGCGTTTTCGGCTGCCGGGCCTCGTCGTCGTAGGGCGCGCAATTCCTCCCTCTGCCGTGTCATTAGAATTTGAAGGACGACCGTTCCTACTATGCCCCGCACACTCTCTCCTCGGCTCTCCGACGGCGTGGTCCGCTCGCTCTACCGGGAGGGAGAGCGGCGGAGAATGCCGACGACCCGCTTGGCCGTCCTGCTCTTGCGGGAACGCTAGGTGCCACCGGCAGCATGTTCACCGTGTTACCTGATCCCCGCCCGCCCGGCCCTCCCGGCAAGGCGGTCGCCTGAATCATCCGTCCCCGGAACAACAACCCTAACAACAACCAGCCATGGCCATTAAACTAATCGCAAACTACAGCAAGCGCCTGGGTCTCCCGGGCTATTCCAGTCACCAGTTCAGCATCGAAATCGAAACCGAACTCGTGACCACCGACGACGTGGCCGCCGAATCGGCCCGCATCTACGAACTGCTCCAGACCAACGTCGACGAGCAGATGAAATCGACCGGATTCGTGCCTCCGACCGGTTACGGGATGGAGGAGAACCCGCCGGAACCCTCCGCCAACGGGCACACCAACGGAACGGACCGCCCCCCTGCCTCAACCGCTTGGAAGTGCACCGCCAAACAGCGCCAGCTTATTGAAAACCTTGTTGCCGAGCATCACCTCGAAAAGAACGTCGTCGAGAATCTCGCCAACGAGCGTTTCGGCAAAGGCGTCCGCCAGCTCAACAAGGTGGAAGCGAGTGGCCTGATTGACGAGCTGCTAGACACCCACGGCGGGGGGCAACGTCTGGCCACCAATGGCAGGCGACCCGCCTACGCCGGGGTCCACGGAAACGGAGGCCGCCGATGATCGCGCTCGCCGATCCACCGCCGTCCCGGACCTCAACGCTACCGGACTACATCAGCCCGTCGGCCGCAAAGAGTTACCTGGCTTGCTCCCTGCGCTTCTACTTCGAGCGCGTGTTGCAGATCAAGAAGGCGACCACCCCGGCGCTTCACCTGGGCAAGTCGGTGCACGAAGCCCTCCAGGCTTTCCACCTGGCTCGCTGGCGCGGAACCGACGACTCGCCCGAGGTGGTCGCCGCAGCCTTCGAGGATTCATTCATCAAGCTCGAACGCAACGAAGGTCCGGTGAAATGGAAAGAGGGCGAGCGAGAGAAGTGCCGGTTTGCCGGTCTTCGCGTGGTCGCCGCCTACCTGGACAGCCCGGAGGCTCCGACGGCGAAACCACGGGCGGTGGAAGTCCCGCTGACCGAGGACATCGCCGGATTGTGCGTGCCGCTCACTGGGACCGTCGACCTGGTCACCGACATCTTCGCCCCCATCGACTTCAAGTCGGCGGCGGCGAAGCCCGATCCCAAGCACGCGGTCTTCGACCATGAGATCCAGCTCGTCGCCTACCAACTCTTGCTGGAAAAGGCCACGGGTGAGAAGCCTCCGTCGCTCGACCTCGTGTTCCTGGTGAAGACCAAAGTGCCGCAGGTCATCCGGGTGTCCTCACCGCCTGCCGACAGCAAGCGGAAGGACCGGGTGATCCGCATGATCGACACTGCCGTCACCAGCATGTCCGAGGGTCGCTTCCATCCCCAGCCCGGAATGACCTGCATGAGTTGCCAATACCGCAACGAGTGCAAACGCTGGCCGGGAAACATGCCCGAAAGGAGGGCCGCGTGAAGCCGCTCCTCCTGTTCTTCGCCATCGCCACGGTGCTGTTGTTCTCCAGTTGCAGCTCCGCTCCCTCGCCCGATCCCGTGTCGGTGGCCGTCACTGACACTGAACCGCTGGGAGAGGGGATCAAAACCCTCGCCTACGCGCTGCTCGGAGCATCCGTCGTCATCACGCTCGGCCGCCTGCTCCGCTAACCCGCCCCAAAAAATGAACCCCAATCCCTACATCGCGGTCTTCGCCGGCATCTCGATCACGGCGCTCAGCCTTCAGATCATTGAAAGCTACTGGCTTCCAATGGCTCTAGGAGTGGGAGTGACCGTCTTGATAGCCCGCTGGGCTCGATAACCCCCAGCCAGCATCGACGAAACACCCGCCCGGTCATCCCGACCCGGCGGGTGTTTCGTTTTCCAGTCCCCTACCAAATTAACAAACCAACCAGCCATCATCATGTCCCAGCAATACAACCTGCCCCTCTTGGA
This genomic interval from Luteolibacter arcticus contains the following:
- a CDS encoding RecB family exonuclease: MIALADPPPSRTSTLPDYISPSAAKSYLACSLRFYFERVLQIKKATTPALHLGKSVHEALQAFHLARWRGTDDSPEVVAAAFEDSFIKLERNEGPVKWKEGEREKCRFAGLRVVAAYLDSPEAPTAKPRAVEVPLTEDIAGLCVPLTGTVDLVTDIFAPIDFKSAAAKPDPKHAVFDHEIQLVAYQLLLEKATGEKPPSLDLVFLVKTKVPQVIRVSSPPADSKRKDRVIRMIDTAVTSMSEGRFHPQPGMTCMSCQYRNECKRWPGNMPERRAA